Within the Novosphingobium pentaromativorans US6-1 genome, the region CAGCACCCGAACTCCCCCCGGCCTCCTTCGTTGCCATGCAGGAAGGCCCGGGCGAGGAATATGTCATCGGCCCGCTGGATGAGCTGACCATCTTCGTGTGGCGCAACCCCGAGCTGGGCGCGAAAGTTCAGGTCCGTCCCGACGGGCGCATCACCACGCCGCTGATCACCGACATGCCCGCGGTAGGCAAGACCCCCTCGATGCTGGCGCAGGACATACGCCTGCAGCTTTCGCAGTACATCGAGGACCCGCTGGTCTCGGTAATCGTCAACAAGTTCGCGGGGACCTTCAGCCAGCAGATTCGCATCGTCGGCGCGACCGAGAAGCCCGCTTCCATTCCCTACCGCGCCAATATGACCGTGCTGGACGCGATGATCGCGGTGGGCGGCCTCTCCGAATACGCGGCGGGCAACAAGGCGCATCTGATCCGCTTCGACAAGACGACCGGCAAGCAGAAGGAATATGCCCTGCGGCTGGGCGACCTGCTGAAGAAGGGCGACAGCAAGGCCAACGTCATGCTCAGCCCCGGTGACGTCATCATCATCCCCGAAAGCATGTTCTAAGAGGGGCCGGCGCAAGCGATGAACTCTCTCTACGAAGAGCTGCTGGCCGCGATCCACAGCGTCTGGCACCGTCGCTGGATTGCCCTGGGTATTGCCTGGGGCATCTGCCTGTTGGGCTGGCTGGTCGTGGCGCTGATCCCCAACAGCTACGAATCGCGTGCGCGCATTTTCATTCAGCTCGACGACGCGTTGGCGGAGCAGGTCGGCATCGGCGTGGCCGACAAAAAGCGTGACATCGAACGCATCCGCCAGACCCTGACGAGCGCGGTGAACCTTGAAAAGGTCGTGCGCTCGACGCGCATCGGCGACACCATCGAATCGCCCAAGCAGATGGAAGCCGCGGTCCTGGCCCTGGCCGACAACGTCAAGGTGATCAGCCAGCAGGACAACCTCTTCGAGATCACGGCGAACGCCAGCTATTCCTCGTTCTCCGATGCGGAAAACGCGAGGCTTGCCCAGAACATCGCCCAGAAGCTGATCGACATCTTCCGCGAGGAGAACCTCTCGGGCAATCGCGGCGAGATGGTCGAGACGCTGGAGTTCGTGAACCAGCAGCTTGCCCAGCGTGAGAAGGAACTGGAATCGGCCGAGCAGAAGCGCACCGCTTTCGAGGCCGAGCATCCGGAATTCGCACTGGGCGGGGCAGCCAGCGCGCAGCGGCTTGAATCCTCACGCGCCGAACTGCGCGGCGTGGAGGCCGATCTGGCTGCCGCGCAGGCTGCGCTTGCGGCGATCGACGGTCAGCTTGCCGGTACGCCCAGAACCA harbors:
- a CDS encoding XrtA/PEP-CTERM system exopolysaccharide export protein, with translation MPYRRLPRLLAVCALAGVTLSGCASGGAAPELPPASFVAMQEGPGEEYVIGPLDELTIFVWRNPELGAKVQVRPDGRITTPLITDMPAVGKTPSMLAQDIRLQLSQYIEDPLVSVIVNKFAGTFSQQIRIVGATEKPASIPYRANMTVLDAMIAVGGLSEYAAGNKAHLIRFDKTTGKQKEYALRLGDLLKKGDSKANVMLSPGDVIIIPESMF